The following proteins come from a genomic window of Corallococcus sp. NCRR:
- a CDS encoding YceI family protein, whose product MKMSLKSAITLLAVAAPSFAFASAWEIDSSHSSAQFAVKHMMVSNVRGTFSNVKGNINLDDKDITKSTIEATLDATTINTNEPKRDEHLKSPDFFDVAKFPTITFKSTKVAKAGKDKLNVTGDLTMHGVTKPVTLAVEGPTPETKDAWGNVRRGAVATTKIKRSDFGLTWNKALEAGGVAVGDEVTITLDLETTKKPDAAAAPTATDKK is encoded by the coding sequence ATGAAGATGTCTCTCAAGTCCGCCATCACGCTGCTCGCCGTCGCCGCCCCGTCGTTTGCCTTCGCGTCCGCGTGGGAGATCGACTCGTCGCACTCCAGCGCGCAGTTCGCCGTGAAGCACATGATGGTGTCCAACGTGCGCGGCACGTTCAGCAACGTGAAGGGCAACATCAACCTGGATGACAAGGACATCACCAAGTCCACCATCGAGGCGACCCTCGACGCGACCACCATCAACACCAACGAGCCCAAGCGCGACGAGCACCTGAAGAGCCCGGACTTCTTCGACGTGGCGAAGTTCCCGACCATCACCTTCAAGTCCACGAAGGTGGCGAAGGCCGGCAAGGACAAGCTGAACGTCACGGGCGACCTGACGATGCACGGCGTGACGAAGCCCGTGACGCTGGCCGTGGAAGGCCCGACGCCGGAGACGAAGGACGCCTGGGGCAACGTGCGCCGCGGCGCCGTGGCGACCACGAAGATCAAGCGCAGCGACTTCGGCCTGACCTGGAACAAGGCGCTGGAGGCCGGCGGCGTGGCGGTGGGTGACGAGGTGACCATCACCCTGGACCTGGAGACCACGAAGAAGCCGGACGCGGCGGCGGCCCCGACGGCCACGGACAAGAAGTAG
- a CDS encoding dioxygenase family protein, which yields MPTGVDRREVLQGVAAAGVAGVMGPGPSAARQVAPALFVSHGSPMTALDADEYPQALQRFGEGAGTLKALVVVSAHWETDARVHVTAMAAPPLVYDFYGFPEAMYRLRYAPPGAPSLAEDVVARLSSAGVPAVADGERGLDHGVWVPLRHAFPEARVPVLQVALPADATPAQVARMGEALRPLRSEGVLLMGSGGVVHNLRRVNFRNKLASAEPWAAEFDAWVAGKLAARDFLGLQSWMDAPNARVAHPSAEHWLPIYFVLGAALPEDRVTPVFEGFHHGTLSMRSFALRA from the coding sequence ATGCCAACCGGGGTGGACAGACGCGAGGTGCTGCAGGGCGTGGCGGCCGCCGGGGTGGCGGGGGTGATGGGGCCTGGGCCCTCGGCTGCCCGGCAGGTGGCGCCGGCGCTGTTCGTGTCGCACGGCTCGCCCATGACGGCGCTGGACGCGGACGAATATCCCCAGGCGCTCCAGCGCTTCGGTGAGGGCGCGGGCACGCTGAAGGCGCTGGTGGTGGTGTCGGCGCACTGGGAGACGGACGCGCGCGTGCACGTCACGGCGATGGCCGCGCCGCCGCTCGTCTACGACTTCTACGGCTTCCCTGAAGCGATGTACCGGCTGCGGTACGCGCCACCGGGGGCGCCTTCGCTGGCCGAGGACGTGGTGGCGCGGCTGTCCTCGGCGGGCGTGCCCGCGGTGGCGGACGGCGAGCGCGGCCTGGACCACGGCGTCTGGGTGCCCTTGCGACATGCGTTCCCGGAGGCGCGCGTGCCCGTGTTGCAGGTGGCGCTGCCGGCGGACGCGACGCCCGCGCAGGTGGCGCGCATGGGCGAGGCGCTGCGTCCTCTGCGCTCCGAGGGTGTGCTGCTCATGGGCAGCGGCGGGGTGGTGCACAACCTTCGCCGCGTGAATTTCCGAAACAAGCTGGCGTCCGCGGAGCCATGGGCCGCCGAGTTCGACGCGTGGGTCGCCGGAAAACTTGCCGCACGAGACTTCCTCGGGCTTCAGTCATGGATGGACGCACCGAATGCGCGGGTCGCGCATCCATCCGCCGAGCATTGGTTGCCGATTTATTTCGTCCTCGGAGCCGCCCTCCCCGAGGACCGCGTCACCCCCGTGTTCGAGGGCTTCCATCACGGGACCTTGTCCATGCGCAGCTTCGCGCTGCGCGCCTGA
- a CDS encoding sigma-54-dependent Fis family transcriptional regulator yields the protein MVGLEGLDLKELLAFEPKGGVIRFAGQRALLMDPVTLGLLRKELIGMLGMTAARGIFTRLGYAHGWRTAEAMKTAVPWKDEAEWRRSGGRLHTLMGQVRVERIERTAQDGPEPFAEAQWSDSYEAEQHLLHLGQAEEPVCWSLTGFASGYLSYCNGKPIYCAELKCVGKGDAFCHIVGRPEAEWSTECTEFLRFYETQCMEGVLGQVTEALRQAERKLRAKRQSLARVSGVTEDPTGMVARSEAMQRVLNLARRSAKVDTTVLVTGESGVGKERIARLIHDESGRSHKAFIAVNCAAVTESLLESELFGHAKGAFTGATHDRPGLFEAAHGGTLFLDEVGEVPPAMQAKLLRALQEREVRRVGENTSRKVDVRVVAATNRELSEEVRLGRFRQDLFYRLRVIELRIPPLRERREDILPLARLLLAETGERLGRRVNGLSPDAADQLLRYPWPGNVRELGNAVERAVALSEGPRLERDDLPEEVRAAPPSLVPTGNPRRLEDMEKEYILAVLAQNGGNRSRTAEQLDIGVATLYRKLKQYGHPEAAH from the coding sequence GTGGTGGGTCTGGAAGGTTTGGACTTGAAGGAACTCCTGGCGTTCGAGCCGAAGGGCGGAGTCATCCGCTTCGCCGGCCAGCGGGCGCTGTTGATGGACCCGGTGACGCTGGGGCTTTTGCGCAAGGAGCTCATCGGGATGCTGGGGATGACGGCCGCGCGCGGCATCTTCACGCGGCTGGGCTACGCGCACGGCTGGCGCACGGCGGAGGCGATGAAGACCGCGGTGCCGTGGAAGGATGAAGCGGAGTGGCGCCGCTCGGGCGGCCGGCTGCACACGCTGATGGGCCAGGTGCGCGTGGAGCGCATCGAGCGCACGGCCCAGGACGGCCCGGAGCCCTTCGCGGAAGCGCAGTGGAGCGACTCCTATGAGGCCGAGCAGCACCTGCTCCACCTGGGCCAGGCGGAGGAGCCCGTGTGCTGGAGCCTCACCGGCTTCGCGTCCGGCTACCTCAGCTACTGCAACGGCAAGCCCATCTACTGCGCGGAGCTCAAGTGCGTGGGCAAGGGCGACGCCTTCTGCCACATCGTGGGCCGCCCGGAGGCGGAGTGGAGCACCGAGTGCACGGAGTTCCTGCGCTTCTATGAAACGCAGTGCATGGAGGGCGTGCTCGGGCAGGTGACGGAGGCGCTGCGGCAGGCGGAGCGCAAGCTGCGCGCGAAGCGCCAGTCGCTGGCGCGCGTGTCCGGCGTGACGGAGGACCCCACGGGCATGGTGGCCCGTTCCGAGGCCATGCAGCGCGTGCTCAACCTGGCGCGCCGCTCCGCCAAGGTGGACACCACGGTGCTCGTCACCGGCGAGAGCGGCGTGGGCAAGGAGAGAATCGCCCGGCTCATCCACGACGAGTCCGGCCGCTCGCACAAGGCCTTCATCGCCGTGAACTGCGCCGCGGTGACGGAGAGCCTCCTGGAGAGCGAGCTGTTCGGCCACGCGAAGGGCGCCTTCACCGGCGCCACGCACGACCGGCCCGGCCTCTTCGAAGCGGCGCACGGCGGCACCCTCTTCCTGGATGAAGTGGGCGAGGTGCCTCCCGCCATGCAGGCGAAGCTCCTGCGCGCTCTCCAGGAGCGCGAGGTGCGCCGCGTGGGGGAGAACACCAGCCGCAAGGTGGACGTGCGCGTGGTCGCCGCCACCAACCGCGAGCTGTCCGAGGAGGTCCGCCTGGGCCGCTTCCGCCAGGACCTCTTCTACCGGCTGCGCGTCATCGAGCTGCGCATCCCGCCCCTGCGCGAGCGCCGCGAGGACATCCTCCCCCTGGCGCGGCTGCTGCTGGCGGAGACCGGCGAGCGGCTGGGCCGCCGCGTGAATGGCCTGTCCCCGGACGCGGCGGATCAACTGCTGCGCTACCCCTGGCCGGGCAATGTGCGCGAGTTGGGCAACGCCGTCGAGCGCGCGGTGGCGCTGAGCGAAGGCCCGCGCCTGGAGCGGGACGACCTGCCGGAGGAGGTGCGCGCCGCGCCGCCCAGCCTGGTGCCCACCGGCAACCCGCGCCGGCTGGAGGACATGGAGAAGGAGTACATCCTCGCGGTGCTGGCGCAGAACGGCGGCAACCGCTCACGCACCGCGGAGCAGTTGGACATCGGGGTGGCCACGCTCTACCGGAAGCTCAAGCAGTACGGCCACCCGGAGGCGGCGCACTAG
- a CDS encoding rhomboid family intramembrane serine protease: protein MAAKLAIAFVGISALFLATSRGQGALLLLNPADVILRFRVWELITYAFVATGPLGILFGGLIIWSIGGFLESTWGGKRLLLVAVGIPFVAGLITTALALVMPMSVYAGGSVMTAVMWVAYGLVIGKGQANFWGIPLTGNWFAAIGAGFTLLNALTAGSWRAVAPEMFGLVLVFVYVRGASPKRLMLQLQHWRLQRQLRDRSKHLRVVDRNRPPDRDQYLN, encoded by the coding sequence ATGGCCGCCAAGCTTGCCATCGCGTTCGTGGGCATCTCCGCCCTGTTCCTGGCGACCTCCCGAGGGCAGGGGGCGCTGCTGCTGCTCAACCCGGCGGACGTGATTCTGCGCTTCCGCGTCTGGGAGCTCATCACCTACGCCTTCGTGGCCACCGGCCCGCTGGGCATCCTCTTCGGCGGCCTCATCATCTGGTCCATCGGTGGCTTCCTGGAGTCCACCTGGGGCGGCAAGCGGCTGTTGCTGGTGGCGGTGGGCATCCCGTTCGTCGCGGGCCTCATCACCACGGCGCTGGCCCTGGTGATGCCCATGAGCGTCTACGCGGGCGGCTCCGTGATGACGGCGGTGATGTGGGTGGCCTACGGCCTGGTCATCGGCAAGGGGCAGGCGAACTTCTGGGGCATTCCGCTGACGGGCAACTGGTTCGCGGCCATTGGCGCGGGCTTCACGCTGTTGAACGCGCTGACCGCGGGCTCCTGGCGCGCGGTGGCGCCGGAGATGTTCGGCCTGGTGCTGGTGTTCGTGTACGTGCGCGGCGCGAGCCCCAAGCGGCTGATGCTCCAGCTTCAGCACTGGCGCCTGCAGCGGCAGCTGCGCGACCGCTCCAAGCACCTGCGTGTGGTGGACCGCAATCGCCCGCCGGACCGCGACCAGTACCTCAACTAG
- a CDS encoding acetyl-CoA C-acetyltransferase, with amino-acid sequence MKSVSKNEEIYFLSGKRTPFGTYGGSLKDLSATDLAVESAKAALAQAGVSPELIEHVVYGNVVQTSSDAIYLPRHVGLRTGVPVPVPALGVNRLCGSGFQAFVTAAEMMLTGGAEAVLAGGTESMSQAPHVIRGARWGLPLGKGGLEDMLWTALTDSYTGNAMALTAEQLAVDYSISQDDVDQYAVLTQKRFAAAQEAGRLADEIAPVTLKGKKGDTVVSKDEHNRPETTVEGLRKLPKVFKKDGVVHAGAASGICDGAGSMVMATRSFVEKHGLKPVARLVNWGIAGCDPRIMGIGPAPAIRNLLKRADAKLSDVDLFEVNEAFAPQYLAVEKDLGLPRDATNVNGGAIAVGHPLGASGARITMTLAYELKRRGGRYGIGSACIGGGQGIAVLVEAL; translated from the coding sequence ATGAAGAGCGTGTCCAAGAACGAGGAAATCTACTTCCTGTCCGGCAAGCGCACCCCGTTTGGTACCTACGGCGGCAGCCTCAAGGACCTGAGCGCCACCGACCTGGCCGTGGAGTCCGCGAAGGCGGCCCTGGCCCAGGCGGGCGTCTCCCCGGAGCTCATCGAGCACGTGGTCTACGGCAACGTCGTCCAGACGAGCTCGGACGCCATCTACCTGCCGCGCCATGTGGGATTGCGCACGGGCGTCCCGGTGCCGGTGCCCGCGCTGGGCGTCAACCGGCTGTGCGGCTCCGGCTTCCAGGCCTTCGTCACGGCCGCGGAGATGATGCTGACGGGCGGCGCGGAGGCCGTCCTCGCGGGCGGCACGGAGTCCATGAGCCAGGCGCCCCACGTCATCCGCGGCGCGCGCTGGGGCCTGCCGCTGGGCAAGGGCGGCCTGGAGGACATGCTCTGGACGGCCCTCACGGACAGCTACACGGGCAACGCCATGGCGCTCACCGCCGAGCAACTGGCGGTGGACTACAGCATCAGCCAGGACGACGTGGACCAGTACGCCGTCCTCACCCAGAAGCGCTTCGCCGCGGCGCAGGAGGCGGGCCGGCTGGCGGATGAAATCGCGCCGGTGACGCTCAAGGGCAAGAAGGGCGACACGGTGGTGTCCAAGGACGAGCACAACCGCCCGGAGACCACGGTGGAGGGGCTGCGCAAGCTGCCCAAGGTGTTCAAGAAGGACGGCGTGGTGCACGCGGGCGCGGCCAGCGGCATCTGCGACGGCGCGGGCTCCATGGTCATGGCCACCCGCAGCTTCGTGGAGAAGCACGGCCTGAAGCCCGTGGCGCGGCTCGTCAACTGGGGCATCGCCGGCTGCGACCCGCGCATCATGGGCATTGGCCCCGCGCCGGCCATCCGCAACCTGCTCAAGCGCGCGGACGCGAAGCTCTCCGACGTGGACCTCTTCGAGGTCAACGAGGCCTTCGCGCCCCAGTACCTGGCGGTGGAGAAGGACCTGGGCCTGCCACGCGACGCCACCAACGTCAACGGCGGCGCCATCGCCGTGGGCCACCCGCTGGGCGCCTCCGGGGCCCGCATCACCATGACGCTGGCGTACGAGCTGAAGCGCCGGGGCGGCCGCTATGGTATCGGGTCCGCCTGCATTGGTGGCGGCCAGGGCATCGCCGTGCTGGTCGAGGCGCTCTAG
- a CDS encoding 2-hydroxychromene-2-carboxylate isomerase: MASSPLRFCLDYLSPYAYLAWLRMPAIAERHGRELEPVPVLLAGLLNAVGSIGPAEIPAKRVYVFKQTFRIAHEQGAPFTLPPSHPFNPLLSLRVTAAVEDVAERTRLVTALYSAAWGQGRGIETPEQVGAVLTDAGFDARALLERSQLPEVKDRVRKNTEAALAQGAFGVPSVLVDDEMFWGVDSLGHLERFLEGRDPLTPADLERWRDLPATAARRQDGKPRP, encoded by the coding sequence ATGGCCTCCTCGCCCCTGCGCTTCTGCCTGGACTACCTGTCCCCGTACGCCTACCTCGCCTGGCTGCGCATGCCCGCCATCGCCGAGCGCCACGGCCGGGAGCTGGAGCCCGTGCCGGTGCTGCTCGCGGGGCTGCTCAACGCCGTGGGCTCCATTGGCCCGGCGGAGATTCCCGCCAAGCGCGTCTACGTCTTCAAGCAGACGTTCCGCATCGCGCACGAGCAGGGCGCGCCCTTCACCCTGCCGCCCTCGCACCCGTTCAACCCGCTGTTGTCCCTGCGCGTGACGGCGGCGGTGGAGGACGTGGCGGAGCGCACGCGACTCGTCACCGCGCTCTACTCGGCCGCGTGGGGGCAGGGCCGGGGCATCGAGACGCCGGAGCAGGTGGGCGCGGTGCTGACGGACGCGGGCTTCGACGCGCGGGCGCTGCTGGAGCGCTCGCAACTGCCGGAGGTGAAGGACCGCGTGCGCAAGAACACGGAAGCGGCGCTCGCCCAGGGCGCCTTCGGCGTGCCGTCCGTGCTGGTGGACGACGAGATGTTCTGGGGCGTGGACTCGCTGGGCCACCTGGAGCGCTTCCTGGAGGGCCGCGACCCGCTCACCCCCGCGGACCTGGAGCGCTGGAGGGACCTGCCCGCCACGGCCGCCCGGCGCCAGGACGGAAAGCCCCGCCCGTGA
- a CDS encoding serine/threonine-protein kinase translates to MRTPITLPGSGIGERRSLIPGVIVNGRYRVESLLGEGGMGRIWLADDLQERRRVALKEMHVPAELSAAKVEELVLLFRHEFFAMKKLQHPSTLKVFDWGMTEAGNRFITMEVVGGMDLSTLVRDAPLDTRTLYRVLIQMAQVLAFIHSRLYVHCDIKASNVRITESGAVKLMDFGVMHQLGTPSPGKLKGTLEYLAPEWQRGASIDGRADLYSLGVMAWYLATRKLPFKRNSPAVLLADHLTRPAPRPSTICPVDPQLEEIILLLMAKDPRERFQDAGELLEALCHASGEPVPEEPLSARASYLHVPEVVGREGELEGLMNGLAEADWGQSRAMLVGGPAGVGKTRLLQEFELQAKLAELPFGRGQCRAEGLSPLAPVAQALRCLVPQTPSDLMERVKAPLARLLSPEVLEGDQDEQLPRDGSDERAAFFEALTEWTHTLGGRQSFVLCFEDLQWADSASLEALNVVIRALHGTRGMVVGTFRSQELSRLSLAFQTVDEKLTSRMDLEPLSSEHVAKLVELVLPGLDVPEGFVQRLHETTGGNAFFATECLRMLVEAGALKRVGGRWEAEEGLGTRRLPASIQEAVLVRLANAPPEQVSLLRKLAPAGRMLDLPLLRALSGLPESELFAVLDGIVERQFLQDVEGRYVFTHDTVHQAVYDSTPESARRAYHGQVARALQALPSGRSGVVRAVGWHFARSDAPAEAIQPLLEAGQAAIEAEALLEATLLLKEVAGLLESAPDYPGRSEQLLRTWVSLVEVGYSSDPPTSVAYAERLFAHWAATVDVEAGRREALSRLESARAATPAEREELLIPLFREVSADGRMTPVDVFWKRSELQILQGMALAILGRTEELEALIARVAAEHPEDSPYRAGLSVARSTLCAYTGHWAGGVSEQRKQVQRLREFRDAVGRPPRRLAWALGMGGYLLNVNLALRGEPLDEEQLKDGLHLAEAQGFTDVRAYHLFAQVARAAFTGDGAAFASALAQKTELIRRLGSPRLMERNLALFTPPYYLERGEHELVAAVVSRGEALSRVLPEDRWLRAHVQVYQACRDVLFEDAAAARESLPRALEAAQKGGLRMETLVLVYQSRFERDQGRLPAALAAAQGALERALDPRFANPWDEILARRALAPLVSQEEGDAHLRHARLLAESTGNVLQMGLVYMQHAERHGTPEEAMRELEIAERAFASARATHLQQLAQSLRGPLSRQQDEDVKQSA, encoded by the coding sequence ATGCGTACGCCCATCACGTTGCCGGGCTCGGGCATCGGCGAGCGGCGCTCGCTGATTCCGGGCGTCATCGTCAACGGGCGCTACCGCGTGGAGTCGCTGCTGGGCGAAGGCGGCATGGGCCGCATCTGGCTGGCGGACGACCTGCAGGAGCGCCGCCGCGTGGCGCTCAAGGAGATGCACGTCCCCGCGGAGCTGTCCGCGGCGAAGGTGGAGGAGCTGGTGCTGCTGTTCCGGCACGAGTTCTTCGCCATGAAGAAGCTCCAGCACCCGTCGACGCTCAAGGTCTTCGACTGGGGCATGACGGAGGCCGGCAACCGCTTCATCACCATGGAGGTGGTGGGCGGCATGGACCTGAGCACGCTGGTGCGGGACGCGCCGCTGGACACGCGCACGCTGTACCGCGTGTTGATTCAGATGGCGCAGGTGCTGGCGTTCATCCACTCGCGCCTGTACGTGCACTGCGACATCAAGGCCAGCAACGTGCGCATCACCGAGTCCGGCGCGGTGAAGCTGATGGACTTCGGCGTGATGCACCAGCTGGGCACGCCCAGCCCCGGCAAGCTCAAGGGCACGCTGGAGTACCTGGCGCCGGAGTGGCAGCGCGGCGCGAGCATCGACGGGCGCGCGGACCTGTACTCGCTGGGCGTGATGGCCTGGTACCTGGCCACCCGCAAGCTGCCCTTCAAGCGCAACAGCCCCGCGGTGCTGCTCGCGGATCACCTGACGCGTCCGGCGCCGCGCCCGTCCACCATCTGCCCGGTGGATCCGCAGCTGGAGGAGATCATCCTCCTGTTGATGGCGAAGGATCCGCGCGAGCGCTTCCAGGACGCGGGTGAGCTCTTGGAGGCGCTCTGCCACGCCAGTGGCGAGCCCGTCCCCGAGGAGCCGCTGTCCGCGCGCGCCAGCTACCTGCACGTGCCGGAGGTGGTGGGGCGCGAGGGCGAGCTGGAAGGGCTGATGAACGGCCTGGCGGAGGCGGACTGGGGCCAGTCGCGCGCGATGCTGGTGGGCGGCCCCGCGGGCGTGGGCAAGACGCGGCTGCTCCAGGAGTTCGAGCTCCAGGCGAAGCTGGCGGAGCTGCCCTTCGGCCGGGGCCAGTGCCGCGCGGAGGGGTTGTCCCCGCTGGCGCCGGTGGCGCAGGCCCTGCGCTGCCTGGTGCCGCAGACGCCCTCGGATTTGATGGAGCGGGTGAAGGCCCCGCTCGCGCGCCTCTTGTCACCGGAGGTGCTGGAGGGCGACCAGGACGAGCAGTTGCCGCGCGACGGCTCCGACGAGAGGGCCGCCTTCTTCGAGGCGCTGACGGAGTGGACGCACACGCTCGGCGGGCGGCAGTCCTTCGTGCTGTGCTTCGAGGATCTGCAGTGGGCGGACAGCGCGTCGCTGGAGGCGCTCAACGTTGTCATCCGCGCGTTGCACGGCACGCGCGGCATGGTGGTGGGCACGTTCCGTTCGCAGGAGCTGTCGCGCCTGAGCCTCGCGTTCCAGACGGTGGACGAGAAGCTCACGTCCCGCATGGACCTGGAGCCCCTGTCCTCCGAGCACGTGGCCAAGCTGGTGGAGCTGGTGCTGCCGGGGTTGGACGTGCCGGAGGGCTTCGTGCAGCGGCTGCACGAGACGACCGGCGGCAACGCCTTCTTCGCCACGGAGTGCCTGCGCATGCTGGTGGAGGCGGGCGCGCTCAAGCGCGTGGGCGGGCGCTGGGAGGCGGAGGAGGGGCTGGGCACGCGGCGGCTTCCGGCGAGCATCCAGGAGGCGGTGCTGGTACGCTTGGCCAACGCGCCGCCGGAGCAGGTGTCGCTCCTGCGCAAGCTGGCGCCCGCGGGCCGCATGCTGGACCTGCCGCTGTTGCGCGCGCTGTCCGGCCTGCCGGAGTCGGAGCTGTTCGCGGTGCTGGACGGCATCGTGGAGCGGCAGTTCCTCCAGGACGTGGAGGGCCGCTACGTCTTCACGCACGACACCGTGCACCAGGCCGTCTACGACAGCACGCCGGAGTCCGCGCGCCGGGCGTACCACGGCCAGGTGGCGCGGGCGCTCCAGGCGCTGCCCTCGGGGCGCTCGGGCGTGGTGCGCGCGGTGGGGTGGCACTTCGCGCGCTCGGACGCGCCCGCGGAGGCCATCCAGCCGCTCCTGGAGGCGGGCCAGGCCGCCATCGAGGCGGAGGCGCTCCTGGAAGCCACGCTGCTCCTGAAGGAAGTGGCGGGGCTCCTGGAGTCCGCGCCGGACTACCCGGGCCGCTCGGAGCAGCTCCTGCGCACGTGGGTGTCGCTGGTGGAGGTGGGCTACTCCAGCGACCCGCCGACGTCGGTGGCGTACGCGGAGCGGCTCTTCGCGCACTGGGCGGCCACGGTGGACGTGGAGGCCGGCCGGCGCGAGGCGCTCTCGCGGCTCGAGTCCGCCCGCGCGGCCACGCCCGCGGAGCGCGAGGAACTGCTCATCCCGCTCTTCCGCGAGGTGTCGGCGGACGGGCGGATGACGCCGGTGGACGTCTTCTGGAAGCGCTCGGAGCTGCAGATCCTCCAGGGCATGGCGCTGGCCATCCTGGGGCGCACGGAGGAGTTGGAGGCGCTCATCGCGCGCGTGGCCGCCGAGCACCCGGAGGACTCGCCGTACCGGGCGGGGCTGTCCGTGGCGCGCTCGACGCTGTGCGCGTACACCGGCCACTGGGCGGGCGGGGTGTCCGAGCAGCGCAAGCAGGTGCAGCGGCTGCGCGAGTTCCGCGACGCGGTGGGGCGTCCACCCCGGCGGCTGGCGTGGGCGCTGGGCATGGGCGGCTACCTGCTCAACGTGAACCTGGCGCTGCGCGGCGAGCCGCTGGATGAAGAGCAGCTGAAGGACGGGCTGCACCTGGCGGAAGCGCAGGGCTTCACCGACGTGCGCGCCTACCACCTCTTCGCGCAGGTGGCGCGCGCGGCCTTCACCGGCGACGGCGCCGCGTTCGCGTCCGCGCTCGCGCAGAAGACGGAGCTCATCCGGCGGCTGGGCAGCCCCCGGTTGATGGAGCGCAACCTGGCCCTCTTCACGCCGCCGTACTACCTGGAGCGCGGCGAGCACGAGCTCGTGGCCGCGGTGGTGTCGCGCGGCGAGGCGCTGTCGCGCGTGCTGCCGGAGGACCGCTGGCTGCGCGCGCACGTGCAGGTGTACCAGGCGTGCCGCGACGTGCTCTTCGAGGACGCCGCCGCCGCGCGCGAGTCGCTGCCCCGCGCCCTGGAGGCCGCTCAGAAGGGCGGCCTGCGCATGGAGACGCTGGTCCTCGTGTACCAGTCGCGCTTCGAACGCGACCAGGGCCGGCTGCCCGCCGCGCTCGCCGCCGCGCAAGGCGCGCTGGAGCGCGCCCTGGACCCGCGCTTCGCCAACCCCTGGGACGAAATCCTGGCCCGCCGCGCCCTGGCGCCGCTGGTGTCCCAGGAGGAGGGGGACGCGCACCTTCGCCACGCGCGCCTCTTGGCGGAGTCCACCGGCAACGTGCTGCAGATGGGCCTCGTGTACATGCAGCACGCGGAGCGGCACGGAACGCCGGAAGAGGCGATGCGGGAGCTGGAGATCGCCGAGCGGGCCTTCGCCTCCGCCCGGGCCACGCATCTGCAACAGCTGGCCCAGTCGCTGCGCGGCCCGCTGTCGCGCCAGCAGGACGAGGACGTGAAGCAGAGCGCCTGA
- a CDS encoding S1 family peptidase encodes MRAWKWGGATVALAAVSAWMACGQSGPGEATGVEKAEAATVTLGDGHCAGVVVGQGRHVLTAAHCVAPDAGEERTNFEDGRQLKGRYVFVDRGRDMAVLELEAKAPVAPLEVAQGLPIPGAMLVFTGRHDRPGEPQRVMVERWGRCPSLPDVPNALFTTMHGEPGDSGAPLVDEQLRVVGLVHGGARCSIAAPTGDVAPEVQRLSREDAQPLARRPASAPR; translated from the coding sequence ATGCGTGCATGGAAGTGGGGCGGCGCCACGGTGGCACTCGCGGCCGTGAGCGCCTGGATGGCCTGCGGCCAGTCCGGCCCGGGCGAGGCCACGGGCGTGGAGAAGGCGGAAGCCGCGACGGTGACGCTGGGCGACGGCCACTGCGCGGGCGTGGTGGTGGGCCAGGGCCGCCACGTGCTCACCGCGGCCCACTGCGTCGCACCGGACGCGGGCGAGGAGCGCACGAACTTCGAGGACGGACGGCAGCTGAAGGGCCGCTACGTGTTCGTGGATCGCGGCCGGGACATGGCGGTGCTGGAGCTGGAGGCGAAGGCGCCGGTGGCGCCGCTGGAGGTGGCCCAGGGGCTGCCCATCCCCGGCGCGATGCTCGTCTTCACCGGACGCCATGACCGGCCCGGTGAACCGCAGCGGGTGATGGTGGAGCGCTGGGGCCGCTGCCCGTCGCTGCCGGACGTGCCCAACGCGCTCTTCACCACGATGCACGGCGAACCAGGAGACTCCGGCGCGCCGCTGGTGGACGAGCAACTGCGCGTGGTGGGCCTGGTGCATGGCGGCGCGCGGTGCAGCATCGCCGCGCCCACCGGGGACGTGGCGCCGGAGGTCCAACGCCTGTCGCGGGAGGACGCGCAGCCGCTGGCCCGTCGCCCGGCCTCCGCGCCGCGCTGA
- a CDS encoding response regulator transcription factor, protein MKPKVLIVENSWTMRETLRLLLSGEFDCTVAADGETGLAHALAQPPDVLLSDVNMEGIDGYELCRRVRAEPSLSHLPVMFVSGYPPRTDLEPGQPQPDAYLVKPVKPPYLIAQLHAVLQRARGATAKAAGEG, encoded by the coding sequence GTGAAGCCCAAGGTCCTCATCGTGGAGAACTCCTGGACCATGCGCGAGACGCTGCGGCTGCTCCTGTCGGGTGAGTTCGACTGCACGGTGGCCGCGGATGGAGAGACGGGGCTCGCGCACGCGCTGGCGCAGCCGCCGGACGTGCTCCTGTCGGACGTGAACATGGAGGGCATCGACGGCTACGAGTTGTGCCGCCGCGTGCGCGCGGAGCCCTCCCTGTCGCACCTGCCGGTGATGTTCGTCAGCGGCTACCCGCCGCGCACGGACCTGGAGCCCGGGCAGCCCCAGCCGGACGCGTACCTGGTCAAGCCGGTGAAGCCGCCGTACCTCATCGCGCAGCTGCACGCCGTGCTGCAGCGCGCGAGGGGCGCCACCGCCAAGGCCGCGGGCGAGGGCTGA